The Apium graveolens cultivar Ventura chromosome 11, ASM990537v1, whole genome shotgun sequence genome has a window encoding:
- the LOC141695333 gene encoding uncharacterized protein LOC141695333 — MADGTRFKLVDEKLLKLDARFSELSEDLGKSKVESERRSNELNKRLKRIPSTVGTFNGTFNVPPPFYTTTNAIPHTIPFGGYNTIPSPGHTQPLIIPQPNVFPYSPKPQMYTYFGQVPNPHLNQHRSEFGFSPHPKLEFPKFNGLDPKGWIIRAEQYFEFICIDKTRKVKLEGMHFEGKAAIWFRFYQSGRGVIPWKNFVNDYKDQFEELRAMVVAKNRGFNEDAKTYNGKKSTLSSREIIERRERGQCFHCDDKYHPGQECKTRLYAILGEEDEVVLPDQEINKVLSEMEKVLEADITPAEISLNSLSGIKSFSTIRLQGQLKNKKISILVDSRSTHSFIDSKLVKQLGLVAEIVPALAVTVADGSIKQVDSACTALQYSIQGHQFVSNALNIIINKDGKPILLVGTDTTGVLQTITCKKLQKLFKSSRTSSQAYLCYISATSDDNRTSKTVIQPNKEEKLQKLLTQYEDVFQEPTDFPPARRNDHHIPLLEGSQPVNQRGYRVLYIKKNEIERQIKEMKLNNITVKNKYPIPIIDELLDELKGAKWFTKLDMRAGYHLIRVAQADIPKTVFRTHKGLYKFRVMPFRLTNAPTSFQALMNEFKVPVRAKISILLQQKWLAKLLGLDYEIIYKKGKENVVADALSKLPENKENGKLQAITTIRQGWLSDVKDSYDQDNIAQEILQGIISGNDAFQSYKFSQGIITVDNKVLIGNKGELRKQGLPKSGDKDYIMVVIDRFSKMGHFIALSHPFSATTVAQLFLDTVYKLHGMPKTMVSDRDKLFTSNFWKELFNSLGTQLNMSTSYHPQTDGQTERLNRCLELYL; from the exons ATGGCGGATGGTACTCGGTTTAAACTAGTGGATGAGAAATTGTTGAAACTCGACGCTAGATTCTCTGAGCTGTCTGAAGATTTGGGTAAAAGTAAGGTGGAATCAGAACGAAGGAGCAATGAGTTGAACAAACGTCTGAAAAGG ATTCCTTCTACTGTTGGTACATTTAATGGCACCTTTAATGTTCCTCCACCCTTTTACACTACTACTAACGCTATTCCACACACTATACCATTTGGGGGTTATAACACAATCCCCAGTCCAGGCCATACACAACCACTGATTATTCCCCAACCAAACGTTTTTCCATACTCACCAAAACCTCAAATGTACACCTACTTTGGCCAAGTGCCCAACCCACACCTTAATCAACATAGATCCGAATTTGGGTTCAGTCCCCACCCTAAATTGGAGTTCCCAAAATTTAATGGCCTTGACCCTAAAGGATGGATAATTAGGGCGGAACAATACTTTGAGTTTATATGTATTGATAAAACCAGGAAGGTTAAGTTAGAGGGAATGCATTTCGAAGGAAAGGCAGCTATATGGTTTAGGTTTTATCAGTCTGGGAGAGGAGTAATTCCCTGGAAGAATTTTGTGAATGAT TATAAAGATCAGTTTGAAGAATTAAGAGCCATGGTAGTAGCTAAGAATAGGGGCTTCAATGAAGA TGCAAAAACCTATAATGGCAAGAAGTCTACTCTATCAAGCAGAGAAATCAtagaaagaagagaaagggggcaGTGTTTTCATTGTGATGATAAATATCACCCGGGACAAGAATGTAAAACAAGGTTGTATGCTATATTGGGAGAAGAAGATGAGGTAGTGCTGCCAGACCAGGAGATAAACAAAGTTCTATCAGAAATGGAAAAAGTGCTTGAGGCAGACATCACACCTGCTGAAATATCCTTGAATTCACTTAGTGGTATTAAATCCTTCAGCACCATAAGGTTGCAAGGTCAGTTGAAGAATAAGAAGATAAGCATTCTGGTGGATAGTAGATCAACCCACAGTTTCATCGACTCAAAATTGGTGAAACAGTTAGGGTTGGTGGCCGAAATAGTACCTGCATTAGCAGTCACTGTAGCAGATGGATCAATTAAGCAAGTTGACTCTGCATGTACTGCACTCCAGTATTCAATACAAGGACACCAATTTGTCTCTAAT GCCTTAAATATTATAATCAACAAGGATGGGAAACCAATATTACTGGTTGGAACTGATACAACAGGGGTTTTGCAGACTATCACTTGTAAGAAGCTTCAGAAACTTTTTAAATCCTCACGCACATCTTCTCAGGCCTACCTTTGTTACATCAGTGCCACCAGTGATGATAATCGCACATCAAAGACTGTTATTCAACCTAATAAGGAGGAAAAATTGCAGAAATTATTGACACAATATGAGGATGTATTTCAGGAACCAACTGATTTTCCTCCTGCAAGAAGGAATGACCACCACATACCTTTATTAGAAGGTAGTCAACCAGTTAATCAAAGGGGATACAGGGTTCTctatattaaaaaaaatgaaatcgAAAGGCAGATCAAAGAGAT gaaattgaacaaCATCACAGTGAAGAATAAGTATCCAATTCCCATTATTGATGAACTACTGGATGAACTCAAAGGAGCTAAATGGTTTACCAAGTTAGATATGAGAGCTGGTTACCATCTAATTAGAGTTGCTCAAGCTGATATTCCCAAAACCGTATTCAGGACACACAAAGGGCTATACAAATTTAGGGTGATGCCCTTTCGCCTCACCAATGCACCAACATCCTTTCAGGCATTAATGAATGAG TTTAAAGTTCCTGTTAGAGCAAAGATTTCCATATTGTTGCAACAAAAATGGCTGGCCAAGTTACTGGGATTGGATTATGAGATTATTTACAAAAAAGGGAAGGAAAATGTAGTGGCTGATGCACTTTCCAAACTTCCTGAGAATAAAGAGAATGGAAAACTACAAGCCATCACAACTATACGTCAAGGCTGGTTGAGTGATGTTAAAGATAGCTATGACCAAGACAACATAGCACAAGAGATCCTACAAGGAATTATAAGTGGAAATGATGCTTTTCAATCTTATAAGTTTAGCCAGGGAATTATTACAGTGGACAACAAGGTGCTGATTGGTAACAAGGGAGAATTACGAAAACAG GGACTACCTAAGTCAGGAGACAAGGATTATATCATGGTCGTGATTGATAGATTTTCAAAGATGGGACATTTCATTGCTCTGTCTCATCCATTTTCTGCAACCACTGTAGCTCAACTGTTCTTGGATACTGTCTATAAACTGCATGGAATGCCAAAGACAATGGTCTCTGATCGAGATAAACTATTTACTAGTAATTTTTGGAAGGAACTCTTCAACTCTCTAGGCACTCAGTTGAACATGAGCACTTCCTATCACCCTCAAACCGATGGGCAAACAGAGAGGTTGAATAGGTGCTTGGAGCTGTATTTATGA
- the LOC141695331 gene encoding uncharacterized protein LOC141695331, whose amino-acid sequence MTKSNKEQLIVQCRAEGCNWRMRAAFMHNSGYWRINVNREEHRCLVDQPLQDHKKLSARMISQLVKPLVIDTPKIPIKTIIPLINNEHNHIVGYKKAWRGKQITIEEVYGSWATTYQALPMFLAAIKKTNPGTIAEIDVVPHAQERGTSVYKRIFWCFKAMMDGWQHARPVISIDGTFLKGRYRGKLFVVMGVDSNNHPFPLCYGLVDEEMYENWSWFL is encoded by the exons ATGACAAAGAGTAACAAAGAACAGCTCATTGTTCAGTGCCGGGCTGAGGGCTGTAACTGGAGGATGCGAGCTGCTTTCATGCATAATTCTGGTTACTGGAGGATAAATGTCAATAGAGAGGAACACAGATGTTTGGTTGATCAGCCATTGCAAGATCACAAGAAGCTATCTGCAAGGATGATTTCACAGCTTGTGAAACCACTT GTGATAGATACACCAAAAATTCCCATTAAAACCATTATCCCGCTTATCAACAACGAGCACAACCATATAGTAGGGTACAAGAAAGCGTGGCGAGGCAAACAAATAACCATTGAGGAAGTCTATGGAAGTTGGGCTACAACATATCAAGCTCTTCCCATGTTTCTTGCAGCCATCAAGAAGACAAATCCTGGAACCATTGCTGAGATCGATGTCGTGCCTCATGCTCAAGAACGGGGCACGTCTGTTTACAAGCGAATCTTTTGGTGTTTCAAGGCAATGATGGATGGGTGGCAACATGCACGTCCTGTGATTTCAATAGACGGAACTTTCTTGAAGGGGAGATATAGGGGCAAGCTGTTTGTTGTCATGGGTGTAGATTCAAACAACCACCCTTTTCCTCTTTGCTATGGTTTGGTTGATGAGGAGATGTACGAGAACTGGTCTTGGTTTCTGTAA